From the Borrelia puertoricensis genome, one window contains:
- the rnc gene encoding ribonuclease III, which produces MSSAVMKLDTDRRKKLDAFLMGLHIDFNDINLLNMSLSHSSYANEFDQKYANNERLEFLGDSVLNLIITDYLYRFYPEKSEGELSKARSYIVSEESLSSIARELNLGSYILLGRGEENNDGRNKKGILADAIEAFVGALYLDGGFLKALNFVIELFEVHIRLMFNRGDFKDYKSLLQEYVQKKYKISPTYKLAKELGPDHNKIFCVELYVNDKFISNGKGKSKKEAEMIAAEMALKNIANIAL; this is translated from the coding sequence ATGAGTTCTGCTGTAATGAAGTTGGATACAGATCGAAGAAAAAAATTAGATGCGTTTTTAATGGGTTTGCATATTGATTTTAATGATATTAATTTGCTAAATATGTCTTTAAGTCATTCGTCATATGCAAATGAATTTGACCAAAAATATGCTAATAATGAAAGATTAGAGTTTTTAGGAGATTCTGTTCTTAATCTTATTATTACAGATTATTTATATAGATTTTATCCTGAAAAGAGTGAAGGTGAACTTAGTAAAGCCAGATCTTATATTGTTAGTGAAGAATCTCTATCTAGTATCGCTCGAGAACTTAACCTTGGTAGCTATATTTTGCTTGGTAGGGGCGAAGAGAATAATGATGGACGCAATAAGAAGGGTATTCTTGCAGATGCTATTGAGGCTTTTGTTGGTGCACTTTATCTTGATGGTGGGTTTTTAAAGGCTTTGAATTTTGTTATAGAGCTTTTTGAGGTTCACATAAGGTTGATGTTTAATCGTGGTGATTTTAAAGATTATAAAAGTCTTTTGCAAGAATATGTTCAAAAGAAATATAAAATTTCTCCCACTTATAAGTTGGCTAAAGAATTAGGTCCTGATCATAATAAGATTTTTTGTGTTGAACTTTATGTTAATGATAAATTTATATCTAATGGTAAGGGAAAGTCTAAAAAAGAGGCTGAGATGATAGCAGCTGAGATGGCACTTAAAAATATTGCAAATATTGCTCTGTAA
- the mltG gene encoding endolytic transglycosylase MltG, translated as MAIKKIFISLFVLFVIFFLLAFFLYFLNSSPFKSDLIYEFEVQKGWGVKKIAWELKKKGLIRSDKLLIAISYLFGSDKNFKEGKYLISGHCSTFDVYREFLKGRPILSINITIPEGYTGRRIALKLYESGIISDAQSFVDLINDVKFIRELGLSYDSLEGFLFPDTYKFYKGMDIKEIIRIFVGNFFSKLGSIGIEHKSYSSGEFYNKLIVASIVEREYRVKSEAPVMASVFYNRINSNMALQSCATIEYIITEELRKTHPTRIYFSDLEINSAYNTYINKGYPPGPISNAGIISLKAAFFPANTEYLFFVIKDPKVGTHKFSSAYNDHLLAVNSYIRNFITKD; from the coding sequence ATGGCAATAAAAAAAATTTTCATTTCCCTTTTTGTGTTATTTGTTATTTTTTTTCTTTTAGCATTTTTTTTGTACTTTTTAAATTCTTCTCCTTTTAAATCTGATTTAATATATGAGTTTGAAGTTCAAAAGGGATGGGGAGTAAAAAAAATTGCTTGGGAACTTAAGAAAAAAGGGTTGATCAGATCTGACAAATTATTGATAGCTATTTCCTATCTTTTTGGTAGTGATAAAAATTTTAAGGAAGGCAAATATTTAATCAGTGGTCATTGTTCAACTTTTGATGTATATAGAGAATTTTTGAAAGGCAGACCTATACTTTCTATTAATATCACCATCCCTGAGGGGTATACTGGTAGAAGAATAGCTTTAAAGCTTTATGAATCAGGCATTATTAGTGATGCGCAAAGTTTTGTTGATTTAATAAATGATGTTAAATTTATCAGGGAACTTGGACTTAGTTATGATTCTCTTGAAGGTTTTTTGTTTCCAGATACTTATAAATTTTATAAGGGTATGGATATAAAGGAAATAATTCGAATTTTTGTTGGTAATTTTTTTAGCAAACTTGGTTCTATTGGAATAGAGCATAAATCTTATTCTAGTGGAGAGTTTTATAATAAATTGATAGTTGCTTCTATTGTTGAGCGTGAGTATCGAGTTAAGAGTGAAGCACCAGTAATGGCATCTGTTTTTTATAATAGGATAAATTCTAATATGGCATTACAATCTTGTGCTACAATTGAGTATATTATTACTGAAGAGCTAAGAAAAACTCATCCTACAAGAATTTATTTTTCAGATTTAGAGATTAATTCTGCATATAATACCTATATTAATAAAGGTTATCCTCCAGGTCCAATTTCTAACGCTGGGATTATATCTTTGAAGGCCGCTTTTTTTCCAGCTAACACAGAGTATTTATTTTTTGTTATAAAAGATCCTAAAGTTGGAACTCATAAATTTTCTTCAGCTTATAATGACCATCTCTTAGCTGTGAATAGTTATATTCGTAATTTTATTACTAAGGATTAA
- the rpmF gene encoding 50S ribosomal protein L32, translating into MAVPKFKPSKSRSRTRRSINMRKKIPQFQECSNCGNLALRHRVCVKCGYYRNSQYLELGL; encoded by the coding sequence ATGGCTGTTCCAAAATTTAAGCCTTCAAAGTCTAGAAGTAGGACGAGGCGTAGTATAAATATGAGGAAAAAAATACCTCAATTTCAAGAGTGTTCAAATTGTGGTAATCTTGCATTAAGACACAGAGTATGTGTGAAGTGTGGTTATTATAGAAATAGTCAATATTTAGAATTAGGATTGTAG
- the coaD gene encoding pantetheine-phosphate adenylyltransferase — protein MRVALFPGSFDPITWGHIDLVKRASLIFDKVIVLVANNSAKSYLLSDIERYELTFDVIASLGWSKIFVDKYDGIILDYALKNDIGFIVRGVRAFHDFEYEFERYVVSNKLSPSIDIVFLPSSDKYLFVRSDLVKELIKNKNFDLSSFIPDLVQKKLKSKFIDKLS, from the coding sequence ATGAGGGTAGCATTATTTCCTGGGTCATTTGATCCTATTACTTGGGGACATATTGATTTAGTGAAAAGAGCATCATTAATTTTTGATAAGGTTATTGTTCTTGTTGCTAATAATAGTGCTAAGAGTTATTTGCTTAGTGATATTGAGAGATATGAACTTACTTTTGATGTTATTGCATCTTTAGGATGGTCAAAAATTTTTGTAGATAAGTATGATGGAATTATTTTGGATTATGCTTTAAAAAATGATATTGGTTTTATTGTTAGGGGTGTTAGGGCTTTTCATGATTTTGAATATGAATTTGAAAGATATGTTGTTAGTAACAAGCTTAGTCCTTCAATAGACATAGTATTTTTACCAAGTAGTGATAAATATCTGTTTGTAAGGTCAGATCTTGTTAAAGAATTGATAAAGAATAAGAATTTTGATCTCTCAAGTTTTATTCCGGATTTAGTGCAAAAAAAGTTGAAATCTAAATTTATTGACAAATTATCTTAA
- a CDS encoding DUF5312 domain-containing protein translates to MNKSNVSIYDSIDKLSKDSRAKLIREIKKNLSLNSSVLSENNSNYLYSDVAMRIDDFLSEKFMEESFWVKIWVYILKFFQKDKTKEDIYKMYLLKRLEDHVNNMYKNTVIDFKKGYLRIGFVEMFFELYCYLVKLKGYFKMLEKGNIVEQAMFEVIHSKIPSSQCKVEDFLEPEEYEQFLKKDKTQDELEEIIKIKIGNYVASIPLQIYAVVEDMFEFFYVLNSIAFFPYRSFFSFFNVEPLDDMGNFDVFDLDKTVSTSFESVSKYFKCFFEILHTLKDIEVNEDVLKIIVKNYFLIIKSNENSILSEESLLGIDSMFKDILDIMTKIISLSKTLPYLDVFKIYYENPVLKPKNYVPCFDVKSFYENILFLNVTEQLVKNYAKSLTILVNRELKNLIENYSVIINLDSIIFKGMELEYSNFKKLYFLNEFFKYIYDIKIIEILRTVNNVVLVNNTDLRSLYIKIERNISVLRKKVYDLYFELNYKNEEYEQYNKDYDSDDSYRDKILEWCLREVETVKGLVFEFMGYFIDLKEKYIALLENSNAFIQSTLNISHKLSTEDNAKVSLGYVIANVLFIIKQSLFILENL, encoded by the coding sequence ATGAACAAGAGTAATGTTAGTATATATGATTCTATTGATAAGCTTTCAAAGGATTCAAGGGCTAAATTGATAAGAGAGATTAAAAAGAATCTAAGCCTAAATTCTTCAGTGTTGTCTGAAAACAATTCTAATTATTTATATTCAGATGTTGCTATGCGAATTGATGATTTTTTGTCTGAAAAATTCATGGAAGAGTCATTTTGGGTGAAAATATGGGTATATATCTTAAAATTTTTTCAAAAAGATAAGACTAAAGAGGATATTTATAAAATGTATCTTCTAAAAAGATTAGAAGATCATGTTAATAATATGTATAAAAATACTGTGATAGATTTTAAAAAAGGATATCTACGTATAGGGTTTGTAGAAATGTTTTTTGAACTTTATTGCTATTTAGTTAAGCTTAAAGGGTATTTTAAGATGTTAGAGAAAGGAAATATTGTTGAACAAGCAATGTTTGAAGTTATTCACAGTAAAATTCCTAGTTCTCAGTGTAAGGTAGAAGATTTTTTGGAACCTGAGGAGTATGAACAATTCTTGAAAAAAGATAAAACCCAAGATGAATTAGAAGAGATTATTAAAATAAAAATTGGTAATTATGTTGCTTCAATTCCTCTACAAATTTATGCAGTTGTAGAGGATATGTTTGAATTTTTTTATGTTCTAAATAGTATTGCGTTTTTCCCTTATAGATCTTTTTTTTCTTTTTTTAATGTTGAGCCTTTAGACGATATGGGTAATTTTGATGTTTTCGATCTTGATAAGACAGTTAGTACCAGTTTTGAGAGTGTGAGTAAGTATTTTAAATGTTTCTTTGAGATTTTGCATACATTAAAAGATATTGAAGTAAATGAAGATGTTCTGAAAATTATTGTTAAAAATTATTTTTTAATAATAAAATCAAATGAGAATAGTATTTTAAGTGAAGAGAGTCTTTTAGGAATTGATTCTATGTTTAAAGATATTTTGGATATTATGACAAAAATCATTAGCTTATCAAAAACTTTGCCTTATTTAGATGTTTTTAAAATTTATTATGAAAATCCTGTTTTAAAGCCTAAAAATTATGTTCCTTGTTTTGATGTAAAAAGTTTTTATGAAAATATTTTATTTTTAAATGTTACTGAGCAGCTTGTTAAAAACTATGCTAAGTCTTTAACAATACTTGTGAATAGAGAACTTAAAAATTTAATTGAAAATTATAGTGTTATTATTAATCTAGATAGCATAATTTTTAAGGGAATGGAGCTTGAATATTCAAATTTTAAAAAACTTTACTTTCTCAATGAATTCTTTAAATATATTTATGACATAAAAATAATAGAAATATTGAGAACCGTAAATAATGTAGTACTTGTCAATAATACCGACTTAAGAAGTTTGTATATTAAGATTGAGAGAAATATAAGTGTGTTGAGGAAAAAAGTTTATGATTTGTATTTTGAGCTTAATTATAAAAATGAAGAGTATGAGCAATATAACAAAGATTATGATAGTGATGATTCTTATAGAGATAAAATTTTGGAATGGTGCTTGAGGGAGGTTGAGACTGTTAAAGGTTTGGTTTTTGAGTTTATGGGTTATTTTATTGATCTTAAGGAGAAGTACATTGCTCTTTTAGAGAATAGTAATGCTTTTATACAAAGTACTCTTAATATTTCTCATAAATTGTCTACGGAAGATAATGCGAAGGTCAGTTTAGGTTATGTTATTGCTAATGTTTTGTTTATAATTAAACAATCTCTTTTTATACTTGAAAATTTATAG
- the dnaG gene encoding DNA primase encodes MEYAKVIDLIKQRVDIVALISERVRLVKSGASYKGLCPFHAERTPSFFITPAQGLFYCFGCRKGGDAIKFLMDIEKLDYNAAVKSLCSRMGIVYDDINKTTVGKNKTQDKSIISKIYDLNAKLVKTFEFFLNNNQKVLNYILQMRGISKEVIDLFNIGYLQFDIPGKFNFYNFLISKGYSDEILSKSGLFSKKKGIFSILSGRLIFPIRDFKGNVVGFGGRYLGRYNGPKYINLSETEVFKKRELLYGFYEGFSVIKESKSVILTEGYIDVLSFFTAGVKIAVSTLGTSFSREHFALIKRYANKIIMCFDDDDAGLLATFKAYQICLPFDIDVSVIRIKYGVDPADVLKNKGAFALKDVINDSCDAFEYLLEKYSDKYDLSKTTDLNSMVGMFINLISLSSTNTQRDLLLKKLGSKVGIKLETLREDYYSMRERSAIASYKRNAYSYEINTYERYLLVALLKDFNYFTIIRRNISDSDLYDVDVKKIFMCFEYLFENSESFSLLNLKELLKDNKYSVSEVFFENMLRVEFEVDDEMVKQILFAIKKRKVENRILVFKNMGKDNVSIDAKAQIRELMFLNMQRENLRIYLNE; translated from the coding sequence ATGGAGTATGCTAAGGTTATAGATTTAATTAAACAGAGAGTAGATATTGTAGCTTTAATAAGTGAGCGTGTTAGATTAGTTAAATCAGGAGCATCTTATAAGGGGCTTTGTCCTTTTCATGCTGAAAGGACCCCTTCTTTTTTTATAACTCCTGCTCAGGGACTTTTTTATTGTTTTGGATGTAGGAAGGGCGGAGATGCCATCAAATTTTTGATGGATATTGAGAAACTTGATTATAATGCTGCTGTTAAGTCTTTGTGCAGTAGGATGGGTATTGTATATGATGATATTAATAAAACCACTGTAGGTAAGAATAAAACTCAGGATAAATCAATAATTTCAAAAATATATGATTTAAATGCTAAGTTGGTTAAGACTTTTGAATTTTTTTTAAATAATAATCAAAAAGTTTTAAATTATATTTTGCAAATGAGAGGGATATCTAAAGAGGTTATTGATTTATTTAATATTGGTTATTTGCAATTCGATATTCCAGGTAAGTTTAATTTTTATAATTTTTTGATTTCGAAAGGATATTCTGATGAAATTTTGAGTAAAAGTGGTTTATTTTCAAAAAAAAAGGGAATATTTTCAATTTTATCTGGAAGATTGATTTTTCCAATCAGAGATTTTAAAGGAAATGTGGTAGGATTTGGAGGTAGATATTTAGGTAGATACAATGGGCCTAAATATATTAATTTAAGTGAAACAGAGGTTTTTAAAAAGAGAGAATTGCTTTATGGATTTTATGAAGGTTTTTCTGTAATTAAGGAAAGTAAATCTGTAATCTTAACAGAAGGGTATATAGATGTTCTTTCCTTTTTTACAGCGGGTGTAAAAATTGCAGTTTCTACACTTGGTACTTCTTTTTCAAGGGAGCATTTTGCTTTAATTAAGAGATATGCAAATAAAATAATCATGTGTTTTGATGATGATGATGCTGGGCTTTTAGCTACCTTTAAGGCTTATCAGATTTGTTTGCCGTTTGATATTGATGTAAGTGTAATTAGGATAAAGTATGGAGTTGATCCTGCAGATGTTTTAAAGAATAAAGGTGCTTTTGCCTTAAAGGATGTAATTAACGATAGTTGTGATGCTTTTGAGTATCTTTTGGAAAAATATTCAGATAAATATGATTTAAGTAAAACAACAGATTTAAATAGTATGGTTGGTATGTTTATAAATTTGATAAGTTTGTCAAGTACTAATACGCAAAGGGATCTTCTTTTGAAAAAGCTTGGGAGTAAGGTGGGTATTAAATTAGAAACCTTAAGAGAAGATTATTATAGTATGAGAGAGAGGAGTGCAATTGCGAGTTATAAGAGGAATGCATATTCTTATGAGATAAATACCTATGAGAGATATTTATTAGTTGCCTTATTGAAAGACTTTAATTATTTTACTATAATAAGGCGTAATATTAGTGATAGTGACTTGTATGACGTTGATGTAAAAAAAATTTTTATGTGCTTTGAATACCTATTTGAGAATAGTGAAAGTTTTTCATTGCTTAATTTAAAAGAATTGCTTAAAGATAATAAGTATAGCGTTAGTGAAGTTTTTTTTGAGAATATGCTAAGAGTAGAGTTTGAAGTGGATGATGAGATGGTTAAACAAATTTTGTTTGCAATTAAAAAAAGGAAAGTGGAGAATCGAATTTTAGTATTTAAAAATATGGGAAAGGATAATGTTTCAATAGATGCTAAGGCTCAAATAAGGGAATTGATGTTTTTAAATATGCAGAGAGAAAACTTGAGGATATATTTGAATGAATAG
- the rplS gene encoding 50S ribosomal protein L19 produces MDLIRKIEAKGKRAESFDFRVGDTIRVSYKIIEGTNERIQNFEGLVISIQNKGIGQTFLVRKISSGIGVEKIFPMHSPIIEKVQVLKRGKVRRAKLYYMRDRIGKAAMKVKERLDIKKLK; encoded by the coding sequence ATGGATTTAATAAGAAAAATTGAGGCTAAAGGAAAGAGAGCAGAAAGTTTTGATTTTAGGGTAGGAGATACTATACGTGTTAGTTATAAAATAATTGAAGGCACTAACGAGAGAATTCAAAATTTTGAGGGTCTTGTTATATCTATTCAAAATAAAGGTATTGGACAAACTTTTTTAGTTAGAAAAATTTCTTCAGGAATTGGAGTTGAGAAAATTTTTCCTATGCATTCACCTATTATAGAAAAGGTTCAAGTGTTAAAGCGAGGTAAGGTAAGGCGAGCAAAACTTTACTATATGAGAGATAGAATTGGTAAAGCCGCTATGAAGGTGAAAGAGCGTCTTGATATTAAGAAGCTTAAATAA
- the acpP gene encoding acyl carrier protein: MEQSEIFKKVRSIISEQLDKKEDEITMESRFVEDLGADSLDIYELLYLLEEAFDDKIPENEASEFETVGDVVAFIEKKKD; this comes from the coding sequence ATGGAGCAAAGTGAGATTTTTAAAAAAGTTAGGTCTATCATATCCGAGCAGCTTGATAAAAAAGAGGATGAAATTACTATGGAATCTAGGTTTGTTGAGGATCTCGGTGCAGACAGTCTTGATATTTATGAACTTTTATATTTACTTGAGGAAGCATTTGATGATAAAATTCCAGAAAATGAGGCTAGTGAATTTGAGACTGTAGGAGATGTTGTTGCCTTTATTGAGAAAAAAAAGGATTAG
- the trmD gene encoding tRNA (guanosine(37)-N1)-methyltransferase TrmD: protein MKITILSLFPSIITPFFENSIMKKVITKGIISCEVISIRDFSDDKHKRCDDIPYGGGVGMVLKAQPISAALDYVNARAKTTIFVSPSGLKYNQKLAYDLSKKNELVIICGRYEGLDQRIIDLYVDFEISVGDYVLSSGEVAALVIIDSVYRLLEGVINPNSLLEESFSCECGLLEYPHYTRPYEFKGLEVPNVLLSGHHEEIRKWRFMKSIEKTKKNRYDLYLKYLEMRGENDGFNKKN from the coding sequence ATGAAAATCACTATTCTCTCTTTATTTCCTTCAATCATTACTCCATTTTTTGAAAATTCAATAATGAAAAAAGTTATAACTAAAGGCATCATCAGTTGTGAAGTCATATCTATTCGTGATTTTTCTGATGATAAACATAAAAGGTGCGATGATATTCCTTATGGTGGGGGTGTGGGTATGGTTTTAAAAGCTCAGCCTATCTCTGCTGCTCTTGATTATGTAAATGCAAGAGCAAAAACCACGATATTTGTAAGTCCGTCTGGGTTGAAATATAATCAAAAATTGGCTTATGACTTGTCAAAGAAGAATGAACTTGTTATAATTTGTGGGAGATACGAAGGGCTTGATCAACGTATAATTGATTTGTATGTTGATTTTGAAATTTCAGTTGGAGATTATGTATTATCTTCAGGTGAGGTTGCTGCTCTTGTCATAATAGATAGTGTATATAGATTGTTAGAGGGTGTAATAAATCCGAATTCCTTGCTTGAGGAATCTTTCAGTTGTGAGTGTGGCTTGCTTGAGTATCCTCACTATACTAGACCTTATGAATTTAAGGGATTAGAAGTTCCTAATGTGCTTCTTTCAGGTCATCACGAGGAAATAAGAAAATGGCGATTTATGAAGTCTATTGAAAAAACAAAGAAAAATAGATATGATTTGTACCTTAAATATTTGGAAATGAGAGGAGAAAATGATGGATTTAATAAGAAAAATTGA
- a CDS encoding CCA tRNA nucleotidyltransferase: MNLGINTKDIIKISKIFNNHNYEFFLVGGALRDLILKKIPYDFDFATNATPEEIMQLFPNNLQTGIKHGTISIIFNKKIFEVTTYRIDIDYENKRAPKNIKFTKNLNEDLQRRDFTINSIAMNILNYAIIDCYNGKQDLNKKIIRCIGDPNKRFEEDALRILRAARFASTLDFTIDKNTLISMKYKKANILFLSKERINNELIKLLKGKNPIKGINYLQKIDFFKYFFNIEVNKKLKNKITLLNKNKFYLKAMVILTIKKDISSLIKNLKSLRFSNKDIKLILIYKTVINEINTLKIKKLHDIRTFLSKATRENYKEILDIYKALKGKDQKIKFIINKIRSKKLLKDPLSLKELKINGNDIKNLKLTENKNIGKILDYLLREVLTNPKLNKKEILIKKITEQYLQYF, from the coding sequence ATGAATCTAGGAATTAATACTAAAGACATAATAAAAATTAGTAAAATCTTCAATAATCATAATTATGAATTCTTCCTAGTAGGAGGTGCTTTAAGGGATTTAATTCTTAAAAAAATACCTTATGATTTTGACTTTGCAACAAATGCAACTCCAGAAGAAATAATGCAACTATTTCCAAACAATCTGCAAACAGGAATAAAACATGGTACAATAAGCATAATTTTTAATAAAAAAATTTTTGAAGTCACAACTTACAGAATAGACATAGACTATGAAAACAAAAGAGCCCCTAAAAACATAAAATTTACAAAAAACTTAAATGAAGATCTTCAAAGAAGAGATTTTACAATAAACTCAATCGCAATGAATATACTTAACTATGCAATAATAGATTGTTATAACGGAAAACAAGACCTTAACAAAAAAATAATAAGATGCATAGGGGACCCAAACAAAAGATTTGAAGAAGATGCTCTCAGAATACTCAGAGCTGCAAGATTTGCATCCACACTTGATTTCACAATCGATAAAAATACATTAATTTCCATGAAATATAAAAAAGCAAACATCCTATTCCTATCAAAAGAAAGAATAAACAATGAACTTATTAAACTTCTAAAAGGAAAAAATCCAATAAAAGGAATCAATTATCTACAAAAAATAGATTTCTTCAAATACTTTTTTAACATAGAAGTGAACAAAAAATTAAAAAATAAAATTACTCTTTTAAACAAAAATAAATTTTATTTAAAAGCAATGGTTATTCTTACAATAAAAAAAGATATATCATCTTTAATAAAAAATTTAAAATCACTTCGATTTTCAAATAAAGACATTAAATTAATACTAATATATAAAACCGTCATTAATGAAATCAACACTCTAAAAATTAAAAAATTACATGATATAAGAACCTTTTTAAGCAAAGCTACCAGAGAAAATTATAAGGAAATACTCGACATATATAAAGCTCTTAAAGGAAAAGATCAAAAAATTAAATTTATAATAAATAAAATAAGAAGCAAAAAACTACTAAAAGATCCCTTATCCTTAAAAGAACTAAAAATAAATGGTAACGATATCAAAAACCTTAAATTAACAGAAAACAAAAATATTGGAAAAATTCTTGACTACCTATTAAGAGAAGTATTAACCAATCCCAAATTAAACAAAAAAGAGATTTTAATCAAAAAAATTACAGAGCAATATTTGCAATATTTTTAA
- the rpsP gene encoding 30S ribosomal protein S16 → MSVRIRLKRMGAKKRPYYRIVVIDSASPRDGRAIEELGYYHPVEKQSQVKINENKFRDWIGKGAIPSDTVKKILNKNNFKVES, encoded by the coding sequence TTGAGTGTTAGGATAAGATTAAAGAGGATGGGGGCAAAAAAGAGGCCTTATTATCGAATTGTGGTCATAGATTCTGCTTCGCCTAGAGATGGACGAGCCATTGAAGAGCTTGGGTATTATCATCCTGTTGAAAAGCAAAGTCAAGTCAAAATCAATGAGAATAAGTTTAGAGATTGGATAGGCAAAGGAGCTATTCCAAGTGATACGGTTAAAAAAATTTTGAATAAAAATAATTTTAAAGTTGAGAGTTAG
- a CDS encoding KH domain-containing protein, which translates to MKEYGNEIELIEFVVKSLVDKRDEVKLNIVEGEKSTILELRVSANDVGKIIGRRGRIARAIRTLLSACAAKTNRRVQLEILD; encoded by the coding sequence ATGAAAGAGTACGGTAATGAAATTGAGCTTATAGAATTTGTAGTCAAATCTCTTGTAGATAAAAGAGATGAGGTTAAGTTAAATATAGTTGAAGGTGAGAAGTCGACTATTTTAGAATTAAGAGTTTCTGCGAATGATGTTGGAAAAATAATTGGGAGGAGAGGACGCATTGCAAGGGCTATTAGGACACTTCTTAGTGCTTGTGCTGCAAAAACAAATAGGAGAGTTCAACTAGAAATTTTGGACTAA
- the rimM gene encoding ribosome maturation factor RimM (Essential for efficient processing of 16S rRNA), with translation MFVKGIILSSYGINGYAKIKSISNGFDDFFDLKGNKLVLKKECCSSIEVKVEDVSLMNHSLLLKFEEFSTPEPIKDLIGFELWVNDEFASKLEEDEYYFGDLIGYKLVNNGKELGVVVSFFECVASILLEVKVGSKLFFVPFLNIYLGDIDQELKTIELKVLDLLK, from the coding sequence ATGTTTGTAAAAGGCATAATATTGTCATCTTATGGAATTAATGGATATGCTAAAATCAAGAGCATATCCAATGGTTTTGATGATTTTTTTGATTTAAAGGGTAATAAATTAGTTTTAAAAAAGGAATGTTGCTCTTCAATTGAGGTTAAAGTTGAAGATGTATCTTTAATGAATCATTCATTATTATTGAAATTTGAAGAATTTAGTACTCCTGAGCCTATCAAAGATTTAATCGGCTTCGAGTTATGGGTCAATGATGAATTTGCATCTAAATTGGAAGAGGATGAGTATTACTTTGGTGATCTTATTGGTTATAAGCTTGTTAATAATGGAAAAGAATTGGGAGTTGTTGTATCTTTTTTTGAGTGTGTTGCGTCAATTCTTCTTGAAGTTAAAGTTGGAAGTAAATTATTTTTTGTTCCCTTTTTAAATATTTATCTTGGAGATATTGATCAAGAATTGAAAACTATTGAGCTTAAGGTCTTAGATCTCTTAAAATGA